CAGTTAAGAGTTTGAATaccatattatttattgttacttggttcttttgtttgaatatggtaaaataacaatagaataaattgtcatttaaccttttatcagagaaatttttaacagtgcgATGTTAGGTTTTTAATGTAGATGACTTGACTGCTATTAAAACTAgtgtaacacattttttgtcaCTTTAACAAAGTCTCgagcactttaaaaatatcggatcagaaaaaaattacttatatagataaaaaaagcaaaaaggtAACCCACACTTGTAATGAGTCCAGTAAACATGGAACAAcctgtttaaatttatacaactgaaaaaaaaaaaaatttttttttttgaatgattgaaaaatCTTGCTCTTTATGTGAGATACTTTATTTTCGACTAGTTGAATTCATTCATCCTAAATTTTATTCCGtgattgttctttattttataaaattacttcgTTTCTTATTAAACAAGAATACTTTTTCGTAAATCCTGATATAAGTATTAGACGTTACAAATgctataataagaaataattggatgtttttttaaaattaactttaagtatctttctttttttgacagGATTACTTAAACTACAGCACATCTTCCGACTGACAACAGATAATTACAAATTAGAAGTGAAAGTTGTGAAGCGCATATCAAATGCATCAGATGCTAATGCTTTTCTACATTCATTAGAAACTAGAGAACGTgagagtttaaaatatgttgtcTTGGATTGTAATGCTGATACTGCCAGAAAGATAATAGTGAATCATGTTCGTGACATTTATATGGGAAGAAGAAACTATCATTTTCTTCTCACGAGCTTGGTAAGATTCTTTTTGCCACATTTTtgatacacattttttaatgctttaaacaattattaaaactgcattctTACActgttgttaaaaatatctttattatatttcaaatagcACTTTGCATTgttgaaatatactttttccttttttttcatgtctACCACCcaatgtaattaaaagaaaaattttgggGAAAAACCCTTCTATTATATAAATAGAGTTGAAATATGGCCTGTTTTatgccaaatatttttttttgctgaaagcTCTATGCtagttaaaattctttgaaaacattctaataatgaaaaaaacaatggTAATAAAACAGGAACATAAGCaatgtctaaaaatatatagatacaataattttaataattttctatacaCTTTTTCCCTTATAGCCGACAGCGGTGTGTAGGGGTtggggaactgcccttgcatcagaaaggttctgggttcgaactATTCTTCTCTGTGCTATCTGTCCTtgctgtgggagcaacgttggtcccaactaatatggtgcccctgaaagagtggccaacaaatatGCCCTTCAGGCGTAAGTCGCtccccaggtgggcattggaaaaaaaaaagaaaaaatcttattccCTCATAAAAATGACTAGGTAATAAGTATCTTAAATTATTAGCATtacatattctttaaaatatctacccattttattgtattaaaaatttatgttttcttcttattttttaagacaatttgtttataaagtaatccaatattaaaatttggattttatgTAGTTGCATGActtaaacatttagaaaaaaattcctttcaataCTATGATAACTGAAATAACAAttgggttttatttttttgtttagtttagtcgctttaaaaattagtttaatagtCAGAGCACTCAAAaacaaatagcaaaaaataaataactttgaaaaaagaaatttctttaagtatAGAAAATCAGAAAAAACATGGTGTTCTAACATGGACCATTTATTAAGTATGTAGCAGCTATGAGAAACTCTGATTGGAAACAGTATTCATATATACAGGGCGTCTTAAGTTATACTGACTATTCAAAAATATCCacaacaataaaacaatttatatgtTATGCGTCTTACAACAAACAGAgcagaaatttcttttacacaattcttttttatcacaaaatgttttcaataactAACGCTGCATTAAATtagtagaaagaaaaacattagaATCAAAGAGAAATTTATCAACCCCATTCATGTTgccatatttcaaaaacaaatatttaattcaaacagAAAACTTCATTAACTTctttttagcatatttatttttaattgttttcagataaaaccatttttgtttcttttgttttctggattttcTTATTGATAGTTGCTTATGCTTTCAGATTCTTCtttgaatatatttcataatgttttactaataaagtaattaagttaacttatatattctaatttatagGTCAtggatgaatatttaaatagtcaAGTCTTAGAATTTGGAGCAATTAACGTAACTGGTTTTCGAATTTTACAGCCTAGAAGTCCTGATTTTCGTCATTTTGTGCCTGCTTGGCAAGCATTAGATTCAAATAGATGGCCTGGAGCTGGCACACAATATATTTCggtaagagataaaaaaaaatcttcggaGTATCTTATGAATAAATTCTTTTGGATATTTGTGTATTTGTTTGGTATGAATTATGTATTTCCTGATTCAGTAAATAGCACTTCTAAGTTAATAGATCGAATACATTATATcagctcagaaaaaaaataaaacaactcaAAAAGTTGTTGTTGgctatacaattaaaaaaaaagaaattaaaatttttaaattttgcgttGAAAAGACTTCTTCATTAATTGCATTCATAGATTTATTATTGCAGTATGCTACATATATACAgttcttgaccaaactattagagGCACTACatgattctatgtaaaatcttaatcatcAGGTGAtacaaaacagttttattgtttttaagcgggtgaaaccggtttgcatttgtttacgttcgtgcatcaattggttaaattagacgactTATAACAtgaattcgacgattggataaattggaCGATATATAATTATAGACTATTtgttatatcaggtattatattataataaatgaaggaaattattagttttttggaTAATTCCTCGAGCTTATtcgcaatacttttatatttaaacgtacatgtaatgggtttctattcaggagattttttatatatttattctttaatgtaTTGTATTGCagtgttaaccaattgatataCGATCGAAAACAAGTGAATCCAcgcaaaaacaataaagctgtatagtgataattaagattttatatagaatcttGGAATGCGGCTAATAATTTGGCcatatatatgatatatgatggtagtataatattataatgatgGTAGTATAATACTTGAAGTATCTTAGCTAGagtaaataaaacacaatatgTTTTTCAGAAACCAGCCTTGGTacatatatcaaaataaatttacgttCGAATTGTCAAACAACTTTAAGTTATGCTTAAGTTGTCATATTTAATTggtgaaatacttttaattataacatatatacCAACATTTTACCCGTATTTCATTAGacgaataaacataattttgatagttttctaCCGTCTTAAAACAAATGatgtttcattaattattcTGTCTTTTAATTCTATCTTTTGAATGCCAATAATATAGCAATCAAGATCTAAATTTTCTACTGTTATTGCAGAAGTatctattttagtaaatttctgcttcctttttaattttgacgttagacttttttgtctttttgacttgaatttttttctgatttttttcctcttttttacaaatatgaagagaattattattttttatttacatttgcttTTAAGACATTTCAAGcaataatatatacatacgaagtttttttcttttgttaattatattcattaatttgattCGTCACATGCAAGACAACAGCAAAAAAATCCGAGACTCtacaaagttaataaaaacattataaatacaCTTAAGGAtaattcttatttgaaataCCAAAAAACTccaaaatatctcaaatttcttctgaaatttataagtttCTTCTAATTGTAAGAGAGCCCATAATTCAATTCGgccaaaaaagtttatttaagctaaaattatttgaaggtATAAATgataatgcaatattatttatgCTTTACACAAGGAAAAATAGAATTGATGAAATTACCGTGctatatggtaatgacattcttgtaaaaaaacgtagttttatttaataaaaccaaaatgtaaggtatttaaacttgtttcgttgacatggtaatggtttaccatAAATTctaggttttaaaataatagttcttgTTACCACGTATTTAAGAAcataatataaaactgaaaaataaatttaaccgtataaaagattttaatgccATGATCTAAGATTCCgtgataaaattgcaaaaatttaacggcattcaaaaattattatttttaattttaccatggtacttcggtaaaatttatcattcttttttgGTGTTGTCATAAAAACAGGGATACGGTAATATTTACTCTAGACTAGTAGTTTTGACCCTTTATTCAGTGTACTATAtaacactataaaaataaaaaatgcaatttcgctttgctaaatatattaaagcaaaataactttctttcttttttcaggCAGAAGCAGCTCTTATGTATGATGTTGCCAAAGTAATCCTAGATGCTTACAGCCGTTTGCTCAAACGGAATCCTGATATTTTTCGAAACAATTTTCGACGTGGAGAAGTTTATAATAACGGTACTAAGGGTATTGACTGTAGAAGAGCTCCTGTTCTTCCGTGGGAGCATGGAGAAAGAATCTCTAGGATTTTCAAGAAGGTCTGACGTggtacaatttattttctcactAATATTCTCTAAGTTATTGAAAGGAATGTCTGTATGAAATTCCTTTTGTTCCTTACAAAATATCTCTTTTGGCACGTACTGCTTAAAAACTATGATTAATCAGATAGATGGTTCACAATTATACAATCGGAAACGATCAAATTACGAAAATATatgctgaatttaaatttattttgttttaatgatacgttatgaattgttttaaattatattatataataacattttattatataataacattttattatattgaatcATGTTTTATGATTTAGTCTAATTAATCAAACCCCTTTTTAGTTAAACTCTcacaaaaattcaaacttattttaaaagtcgTACATGCAAATTAGACCTAATATGGAAATGAGAGTAAAAGAGTCTAAATTAGTAGTATAAGAGTAAAAATGAGTAatttaacttgtttatttttcatcaataactaatttttagatACACTTGAATATAGGAATGattttaatacttctaaaaGTATGAAAAACTACGAATATAATATTGGAGAAGCAAATATAGTATTGGAAAATGATGCTTCATTGTTTATAAGGGATATAATGATAGATAAGAAAGGACATATGGCTAGTTTTTCTGATCGAATTCCGATctttttttgcagatttttagCTTGTTTTTATCAATATCTGCTTGCTTAGATGAACCTTCAATTAGagtatttttaacattgtttaaaGCTTggagatttcaaaattaaatacggGGGGGGGCGATAAACTTGTCAAGAAAGAGATCCCATGGTTTAGAAAGAGTTACGAATAAAACATTGATAAGTTATGACAAGTAGAccagcctgtgtagggggcagggaactgtccttgcatcagaaaggttctgggttcgaatcccgggcaaaagcatggatgttctttccttctctgttctatctgtcctcactgcgggagcgacgttggcccacctaatatggcgCCTCTGAAGGAGAGGCCAACTGTTTGAAGCTTGTAAATCTGCAAACTTGTTATTGAGACTTGTCATGGTTTTTAAAGAGATAACAGTGATAAAAGATGACTGAATAAAGTCTATTTTCCTGTGTTAGATTTCTGCTTTTATGCaactttttaacctttttttcgaattcagaactgcttttttaaataaactttccattattaacaataattttagcaCTGTTCAAATCTTCGTTTAAATAGTGCTATGGCACAAGTGTTTATTACAACTTAACTCCTTCTGCATTTATCCGAACTTTAACTACACTCGCTTATTAATATTTGCCTATTTGTATACCAATTACAGTAGTTTAACAACATGTTTCAAAATGTTCATTTCTTATGCGTTAAAGCTTTATAGGTGTAGAGGTGAGCCGTAAGACAATGTCATTTAAAGGAAAGCTAAAATTAATAGCAGAAATGGATCAAGTTACTATAATCTTGAAACaatattcttaaagaaatttatctaCCGAAAAATTCTACAGTTTTCACTCAAATTGAAGTGTTCTGATACATTACACACGCAATTCAATGTATCACAATACATGCAAATGTAGTTTAATACATCAGTGTATCTTAGTTCAATGTAAtgcatattaagaaataatgaacaaaaaagtttacttagctcttttaaaatgttctcaTATGACAAACACATAGTTGAATTTATTGAATGTAAATAGAACACTAATGATGTACAGAATAGCCTTTCATTCTTCTTTAAAGTGGAATTAACGAGAAAGAgctttgaagaataaaaattaacgaaCGCTTTTATTGATGAAATCTGCACCATGGTTAAACGACGGGGATGATGtatgttcagaaattttttttttaaaaaaataataaaacaactaGTTTACCTAActactttaaaatgtatgtttatgttaaaacaattgcattatttctttaattttaatgaaacattttaaaatatcatgctatattcattattttatattatttaatttaaataccatctactatattcttaattttagttttttttgcataaatagaagttttccttaatattaagaacaaatttgtaaaaggatatttaaaacaatgtaattatAGGTAATTAACTATGAACAATATGTTACGTATTTGTGTCAAATAATTAActcaaagaaatataaattcgGAGAAGTTTAGGTCCTAAAACTACTATTTAAAACTTCCAGAACTACTTTTAGAAATGTGTTTATTCTCTTAGAAAATATTACGAAGTTAATCGTAACGtcaactttcttaaaatttttcgatcaatcaaatgttattttatttagatatatttgataaaatataatttcgtgATCAAATATGGCCAATATATAACgtatatatatcaaataaagaaaaataaattaatgtttgataatatttcaaaaaaagttcttaattaaatttgttatttcatttaatatttttatcaatcacTTTTTGGGTGAAGTTTGGAACttatattatgattaataattattttatgtaattttaacaacagttatgaaatataagaagctatattaacaaatataatcCACATGTTTCAGaatatatgacaaaatttttgatcTGTTCGAGAACATTGTTAGAACTTCTATTAAAGTAAAactactgttaaaaaaaactcccaAAAACTactatttgtataaaatttccagagcattttatagaaatacgtttatactttcaaaaatgcacaacatattttttatttaaattttcccgAATAATTAAGAGTCTTTTTATATAGAAAcacgtaataaaatataattaatcaataCATAATGTTTAAAAGTCAAAGAATTAATCCAAAGGAAATACAAATTAATgcttgataatatttaaaaaatcaaatctaatttaaacatgtttttggtttaatttatttatttttatcaatcaaattTCGGGATTTCGATATTTTACtgctttaattataattatttaatcagctttttcgcataattttaacaattgtaCTAAAGAagaattaatagaaaaagtGTCAATgtatagacaatttttttttcgtaattttttaaatatgttggcTCCTGCCTTAAAATTATAACTCAgaaataagcattaaatatcACATATTCCTTGCATCTTTGATTTAAAGTCTCGTAATTTCCATTAAGAGATAGGGAAAAATTTAcgttttcttataatattaaatatattttataaggagaaattatgaaatttatgttttggaATGATGCGTTCAAAGATAAGTGCAAAAACAtacgaaatataataaaaacattatgaaactgaaaaatgttGCATGTTACattattaaccgaataaaatattttaaatgatttcatccatttttatatattttcaaaaagtttgtaaaactgtgtttttaaaacttgaaaatacgcaattttataatacacgtagtttaaatgtaaatagCTCAATTCACGTCATATTTACATTAATCAAAATGATGCTCGGTttgaataaagttaataataattatatgtgaAAAAACAGTTGCTAAATGTTTGTGCAggtaaaacaaatgaaatagaatGTTTCCTAAAGAAGATGgttcaagcattaaaaataaattcattttgagCGCCTTAATAACCTTACATTATAGGTCTTCAGAGAATCGAATTAATTTTGTTGAGTTTGATAAGGTAAGAGAAGGCAGagtagttaaaaattatcaaggttCAAATGTTGTTTggtaaaagcaaattaattttccgtcaaagaagtaaaaattaagtagACAAAAGGAACAAAGTTAAGAAGAGTTAAATCGATTGTCTAGAATATTAAATGGTTGAATAATTTCTGAAACCTGCTtcagtttaattaaacattccttaatttaaatttgtaaacaaaagttGTATTGTCATTCTTGTTTATGCAACTGGAATTAAAAATGagcttaattataaaacaattaataattgatttttctctCTACTAAAGACAATTAATGTCTTATATAATAGTGTTTAGTCTTATAAATGTCAAACATATTTATAACGAAGCGATTATAGAAGGACTGTTATTAACATTTGTGAGTGATATATAACTAATTGTTTTCTATATTGTTTTCCATATAattgttttctatatattgTTTTCTATATATAAGGGAGTCGAagatttgaatatctttaattatgaattacaaactgggaaaaaaagtttggtcaaaactaccagaatatggtaaaatttaccgtgtttctttctctctggaAGCATCAAAAAGCCCGGTACTTTTTAACTAGGCTTATTCGTAAtgatttctctaaaattaagagtagaatataactttataatatgtgataaaattaggtaaatgaggaaaaatttgGACATTTTAACgtgataccttaaagcatggcaatagaaccatttattctgtaaaatttacagttcagttttgaatttcttactaaatgtacggtaataggaactataatttCCTGAATTTTCGGAAAACCGTTACaatattaactgtaaaattaccaaacgaaGGGTTTAACTAGCGTATATATTTGTTCTATTACCAgaattacgcttttttttttttagaaatgtcatTAGCATGCAGTACGGTAATTTAAGCAGAGCTCTTTTCTCCGTGTACATATagttttaataagataaataaatcttttaaagatgcttataaaactgaaaaattactcaTGAATCATGACTGATGTGATTGAGAAGTGAGACTTTTGCACGCCACTGTATATCAACTGCAATTGAACTTTGAAAATGGACGATTCTACGGTAGATGAAcaaatgtgtattttaaatttgcgtTGGAAATTTAATGAATACGAATGAAATTATGatacattatataattatgaataaaattatgatcaTACATTCACATTTAATATTAAGGTAATTTAGGCGTTGtttcatacttaaaaaatattttttgacaaatatattatttaactttattttctcttcggccagtttattttctttaggataatttttatcatatttttttaaaactttaaatgaatataacacaAAGTTTggaaaatgcaagaaatttGACATTTATATCTTTCAGTTATTCTGTTTGATTTATTATctgtaaatttacatttatattttgaaatttacagtttaagattttatcttgcatagattttttaacataataaaagatataatatttaattaagatttaattttaaaatatttcttgagcaAAACATAACATAGAACAATTcgaattatacataaatttgattaaaataaaccaGTATTATTACaacttttcataataattttagttacattttaaaagaagaacGTCAgtattcaaatgtttaaaaattttatatttttcaaaaattaaacaatgaaaatgtatggtcatttttaattattttactatattaattatttaaactatatttcgaTATACGGtactatatttcataaaatgttttaaatgctttgctccattttcatatattttcaaaaagtttgtaaaactgtttttaaacttgaaaatacataattttggaatgcaaatatttattcttgcTGAACTCGTAGCTTAAATGTAAATTGCTTAATTCACGTCATATTTACATTAATCAAAATGATGCTCAGTTTTAGTAaagttaataacaatattaaaagaaaaaaacaattattaaatgtttctgtATGTATTaacgattttctttta
This region of Parasteatoda tepidariorum isolate YZ-2023 chromosome X1, CAS_Ptep_4.0, whole genome shotgun sequence genomic DNA includes:
- the LOC122270917 gene encoding glutamate receptor 1; its protein translation is MRKVSPCNCRFVHGQMLTGKIVITTCLIVLISAVPEKIPIGAIFSPGTDELQTALRYAFHIHNTNDTLARFKVEPVIDYVDSEDPFKIARTLCLQMNRGIFTLVAPTGEASYDTLASYSNTFQVPFISPSFPELSSDRPSLYGLSLRPRYLRAILDVIIYYKWKVIYYLYDTDGGLLKLQHIFRLTTDNYKLEVKVVKRISNASDANAFLHSLETRERESLKYVVLDCNADTARKIIVNHVRDIYMGRRNYHFLLTSLVMDEYLNSQVLEFGAINVTGFRILQPRSPDFRHFVPAWQALDSNRWPGAGTQYISAEAALMYDVAKVILDAYSRLLKRNPDIFRNNFRRGEVYNNGTKGIDCRRAPVLPWEHGERISRIFKKV